The region AGGCTAAAACTGAGGTCTTGTTTTGCGAGTATCCCACCATAGGCAGAAGTAAAAGGTGTTTTGAATATAATTTGTTGAGGGGAGCTAACGACCCCAAATGAACAACCGGAAATAATTTTACCTTTATGCTTAAAATGAATGTAGTGAATTTCCCCTACTTTACTTTTAAAAGTATCTTGCCATCGTGCACTATCAAAAAAAGTTGCACCTATTAACTTTGGTAAGTTAGTATCCCATACAGATCCAGACACTCGCTCAGATTTTACACTCAGACTTTGAATGGCACCGGGAAATATATTTGTGAAATCCTCGGATATCATAGCATTTCTTTCAGGGTACTAACCCTCTCTTTTTTAGATAGTTGAGATAAAACATCTATGAAAATTTTTTCCATTCCATTCCCCCTCCTACGCATACTATGTGTCTCTTGTTCAGTGAGTTGCGGCAAAATGTGTCCGTTAAGAGCAGATAAGGTTTCATCAATTGTTCTGCTGTTAAACCAGATATGTACAGGGTGGAAGTTTAAAACTTTAAGACCAGGATCATTAAAACCGCTAGGATTGAAAACCGCTGTATCTGGATTAATGCGCATATACAAATTATCTCCACACCAGATAGGAAAGCGGACCAATTTCATGAATCGAATCGGCTCTATGTCACTTTGGAATGGGATTAATACTGAAGAATCATATTTGATCCCATGTTTTAGGAATAGTTGCTCTAAATTGCTGTGCCAATATAGCCTGTGTGTACGACATCCTACTGCTTTGGGATAAAGTAAGGCTACATGACTTAGTCTGTTTTCTTCGCAATCTCCCTGGGTAGAATCATTCATCAAATTTGGATGGAGTCCAATTTCAATCTGAGGATTTTTTTTAAAAAAATATGGCGTAGTACAAAATATGGTTGCAGGAATTTTGAACTCCTGAAGCAAATCGACTACATAATCAATCATAAATTGGGGGGCCCAATCAGTGTCTAGTGTTATAACATATCTAGCTTTATCCATAAAAATGTATGGTTAAATGTTGTAAATCAAAAGTATAAATCAAGCACAAAGTTAATCCACTTTTAACCCTTTGCTTATACCTTCCTCCAATGAGGCAGAGAGTGGCGGTTCCCTGTGTATTTCAAATGAAGAGAAGTCGTTCCTAATTATAGCAGGAACATTTCCCCACGGAGACAGGGCAGTGCGTATTTGTTGGATGATAGTTTTTGGAGAAGCGCAAATATCTTCATAGTTAACTGAAATGCTACTAACACCTGGAGTATCCAATTCCTCAGTCATTTCAGCACAGCAATATCTTGTTTGTAATCCGACCTCTTCACCCGGATTTTTACACTTGAATGGGCCGGCCGCAGGGATTAGAGACCACCATGTGTGGTAATTGCCATATCTGTCTTTGCGGCAGCGCAATAATGATCGGGCAATGTCACGCTGATTTCTGTGGATATGGATAAATAGTGATTTGGGATGCAATTCTGTTAGAAATCTGGCACAAAAACCGGCAATGACAGTCTTAAAAACGAAGCTTTTTCCACTTGCCCCCAAAATTTCAGATCTAAGGGTATGGGTCAGCTTTTTTTTGTCGACCCTGCTTAAATCTTCTTTGGTTAAATGATGTGTTAAATTCTTATCTAAGTGGAGCCAGTATCGCCAGAAATATCCAAATTCATGCGGGCCGGCGGGAACAGGAGTTTGGCCCTGCGTTGATTCAAAAACAGGTGCAGAATCAGGATTGTCTCCTAACACAGCATTTGCTATGTGTATTCCAACTGAAGGACGTGCCCAGAAACGTGCCATTATATTGCTTACATACCCAACATCGAGATGTTTACTCAATAATTGATATAATAACGTTGTTCCTGATCTAGGTGCGCCCACAATATAGATTAAAGGCAAATCAACTCTCTGCGGGATGGGTGGAAGCTCTATTTTTTGCAAACCAATATTCATCGCATTCAGGAAAAGTTCTTCACCTTGCTTATACGCAAACTCATCTTTGCTGCTTATTCTGCGGTGTGGGTCGGGTCTCATTATTGTCTCACAGGGAAAAGGTAATAGCCTTTAAAAGCTTCAAATATTGATTCATTTGATCGTAAAACATCTTTGCCTTTTGAAGTGGCAGAAATAATGTATCCATATGGATGGCTTAAGGCTCCCCAGCCAGCTTTAAAATGATGTAAGCTCTTTTGCTTTGCGTGAGTACCTCCAAAATTCCATTTATTTTTGCCTTCCCGAACGCTCTCACATAATGCATGGAAGATTAAAAAAGACATGGGCTGTCTAGGGCGGAATTCATGTTTGATCACTGGGATAAAGTATTCAACCCATCCCTTATGCTTAAGCAGGAGGAGAGCAGCAACAGGTTCGCCGTCAGACAAAGCAAGAGATAGCTGACTGCTATTTGACAGTTCGTTTCGTAAGGCCTTAAAATGTTGTTCTGATTTTGGAGTTCCGCCTATGGCACGCATATTCTCTTTATGGGTTGACAAGAGAAAAGACCATGCCTTTTCATCATTGGCTATGCGGCGCGTAAACCCTTGTTTAAGTGATTTGCGTACAAGATTGCGGGTTTTACTCTGCATAATTGAAAAGACTTGTTCCTCTACATTATCGCTTTGCTGTGGAAGTTCTAGTATTTGTGCTGTTCGCGGCTCCAAAGTACAGTCCTGCAAGTTTGCAAAATATATTTCCTGATGCCAATATTCAGAAGGTGAAAGACTTATACTGGCGAAAAGAAGTTCTTGCTCTTGCTGCATGTCTTCAGCAAAAGACTTTATAAGAATGTCACGAATTTCTTCCCCAGCCCCGTCCGCTATTACGCATCCCCCATGGCTGCCAAACCACGGAGAGCTGTTGTATACTGTTCCGTATTGCGGATGATATTTCCTGTAATAGCGCATAAAGCCCAATAGATCGCTATCGTTCCAAACCGAAAGAATACGTTCTTCGCCACCAACTGCGGAACTTAAAAAGCGTGCATATCCCGGCAGGTGATAAACCATACCTTCAGAGGAATTGTTAACGCAATTTTCTATAAGTGTGTTGTCTGTGAAATTTCTTTTTATTTTCAGCATTATTGGTAAGTGTTATTAAGAAAATATAGTTTTTACAACCTTCACTACCTGCCGCACCTGTTTCTCATTCATCGCAGGATAAATAGGTATAGAAAAAGTTTGGTCATATATTTTTTTTGCCCCACGATAATTATTCGACCCTTGTGAATTTGTAAAGAACTCATGACTCAACAAAGAGCAAGGTCTTCGTACAGCGATCCCGTATTCAGCAAAGCGGTGGATAAGTTTTGTTATCGGTTCCTTTGTTGTCAGAGGAAAACGATACCATGATGTGTTTTGACATGAGGGCAGGTCAATGTTGCTTATTCCGGTTAGTTCTGAAAGATAAAATTCGGCAATTTCCTGGCGTCTCTTAGAAAATGATTCTAATTGTTCAAGTTGAGACAGGCCAAGCGCCGCCTGTAAATCTGAGAACGGTGCCAAATTATTCCTGTATTCGCTTTTGCTAATAACTTGGCTTTTTATAAGTGCGTTCAATTCTGATTTTGATTTAGCAATTATGACACCACCTTCACCGCAACTGATGGGCTTGGTCCCTTGAAAAGAAAATATTCCTATGTTGCCTTGTAGCGGAAGCATCTTTCCACAAGGGCGATATAGACACTGAGCAAAATCTTCCAGAATATATGGATAGAATTCTTTTAGTTGAGAATAGTCGTGCCAAATCCCCAATAAATGAGGTAAAATAATTCCATTACAAATTTTCGCCGCATTTTTTGCCTGCTGTAAGTCTATTGAAAAATCTTTTGTCGTATCTATAAAATAGGGTGAGTAGCCACTTAAACTTATTGCATTGGGAACTTCTGGACAAACGTAAGTAGGACAAGCAATTAAAGAACCATGAGGTATTTTGCTGCATTGTAGAGCTATAAGCAGGGCTATGGATCCTGAGGATACGGATACCCCCCCGTATCCTCCATACATTTCGGCGAGATGTGCGGCCAAAGTTTCAGCAAGGCTGCCGTGCGCAACCATAGAGCTCTGGATAACTCGTGTCAGGGCATTAAGGTCTTTTTCTGTAAAACATGCCTTGCTATGGGGTATCGTTTTGTTTTTATTCATTGTTTGTGCTGTTGATGTATCGGTCGTTCTTTCCTGTGTGGATGTCACTCCACCAACCCCACACACATTTTTTCCTAAAAGGTTTCGACCATACTGGGATGTTTGACATTTCTGACTCAGTCAGATGTTTACCAAAATATTTAGTCAAAGTGTCGCCTTGGAGTATATCCTCACTAGTCCCGTATTCTTGCAAAATAGACTTAGTCATTGCAAACAGGGCCTCGGGTATAATTTCACCGTCAGGTATGTAAGCATGTTCAAAAAAGAAAGTCGGATAGTAATCACACGCACCTTGTGATGCATTTGTGAGTGATTTCAGGATATACCTTGCAACATTCTTAGGAGTATGCAACCCTCTATTCATATAACGAAGACCTTCTTCTGCTGTTTTGATACGCAACTGCCTATCTGTGAGAATCTTTTTAAGAGTGCCATATAAGTTATTTTTAGTTATGCGTATAATTGGCAGAATATTAAAGGGTATAGGTTTCGAGTATTCATCATTTGGTCCCAACACAGTGCATCCACTGGACATTGCTTCAAGATTTAAAAGACCGTTTTTACCACACGCGATCTGATCTATAACAACATCACACTCAGTTAGTGATTTTAATATTTCTTCATTAGGCAAATTTTCAGCAATAATAATGTCAAAAGGGACCCCTTCCGATTTAAGCTGATCAAGTGTTTTTAGAATTAAATTGGTCCCCTTAGCGTAGCGAGATGTAGGTGCATGAAAAACCACCGGTTTATCTCTGCCACAGATTTTAGGTGTAGTTTTTTTATCATCAAAAGGTATAAAAGTAGAATTATATGGTCTGATCCCCAGTGTGTTTGAACAAGGGGCAGACAAAATCAAATCAGCATAACATTCAGCCATACGAATATTATACATTTTTTTTGAAAAGGTATCGACATAAGTACTTTTCAAAGCAAGAGGAAGAATTTCTTTAGATAAATTCCTTTCATTGGTGAGCAGTTCTTTCGGATATCCATGGCCGAAGTGAGCGTTGAATATTTTTGCTGACTGATTGTGGCGTATATCAGATCCACAGGGAAAACTTATAATGGTCTTACCCATTTTTTTGAGGATTGGAAAATCAAGCATCCCCGGCAGCAGGGAAGTTGACGCAATGGATATATAAATATCGAAGTCAAGAACTCTGCGGTCATTCCCGGATAAATTTTTCAGGTACACTTCAGGGTCAGGATTATTTCTAAATTCCTGCTGGAACGAATCTAAAACAAAATCAAATCCAGAACCGTATAGTTTATGGTTTGCAATAGTTGAAGCTGTTCCGACCTCAAAGCCTAGCTCTCTAAACCCCTGAGCGAGTGCGAAAATATTGTTTCCTATATTATTGGTACCAATAAAAATTTTCTTTTTCATTTCGAGTCTCCTTTAGTCATTTTCGATCAGCTTCATGCTACTATTTCGGTTATGGGCTGAAAACCTTAAGTGCTTGTTCCGTCTTATTAATTACTTACTCAAAAACATGATAAAAGAAAGTAAATGAACAATTGTTTTTTACCAAAAACAAGAGTAACACCATAATATTAATACATTGTAAGTGCTTAAAAAAATAGTTTTAATTGCTATCTATGTCAATAATTGCTTTTATGGATGCTGTTGTTCATTCCACTTTTTCGGCTTGAATGTATGGTCAGACCGTAACTTTTATGTACCGGTTTATGCGAATTTATATCTGCTCCATGTTCAAGAAACTAAACCTGCAAGGTGGTATTACGCCACTCTTATACAGCAAAGGTTAAAATATGTATGACATCCCATTAATACGCCCGTTTTTAGATGAATATATTAAAAAATCAGTTTTAGATGTACTTGATTCAGGTTACCTAACAGAGGGATCTATAACCAAGAAATTTGAACAAGCTATAGCCGAGTACACCTATGCAAAACATGCTCTTGCGGTAACTAATTGTACCGTAGGACTTGAAATTGCCTTGCGAGCCTTAAAAATTAAAGAGGGGGATGAAGTTATTGTTCCCGATTATACCTATCCCGCAACAGGATCTGCAGTACTCCTTACAGGTGCCACCGCTGTTGTTGTCGACATAGATCCTGCCACTATGAATATTGATTACGATGCGCTCGAGGCAGCAATAACCCCTAGAA is a window of Maridesulfovibrio sp. DNA encoding:
- a CDS encoding sulfotransferase gives rise to the protein MRPDPHRRISSKDEFAYKQGEELFLNAMNIGLQKIELPPIPQRVDLPLIYIVGAPRSGTTLLYQLLSKHLDVGYVSNIMARFWARPSVGIHIANAVLGDNPDSAPVFESTQGQTPVPAGPHEFGYFWRYWLHLDKNLTHHLTKEDLSRVDKKKLTHTLRSEILGASGKSFVFKTVIAGFCARFLTELHPKSLFIHIHRNQRDIARSLLRCRKDRYGNYHTWWSLIPAAGPFKCKNPGEEVGLQTRYCCAEMTEELDTPGVSSISVNYEDICASPKTIIQQIRTALSPWGNVPAIIRNDFSSFEIHREPPLSASLEEGISKGLKVD
- a CDS encoding GNAT family N-acetyltransferase; protein product: MLKIKRNFTDNTLIENCVNNSSEGMVYHLPGYARFLSSAVGGEERILSVWNDSDLLGFMRYYRKYHPQYGTVYNSSPWFGSHGGCVIADGAGEEIRDILIKSFAEDMQQEQELLFASISLSPSEYWHQEIYFANLQDCTLEPRTAQILELPQQSDNVEEQVFSIMQSKTRNLVRKSLKQGFTRRIANDEKAWSFLLSTHKENMRAIGGTPKSEQHFKALRNELSNSSQLSLALSDGEPVAALLLLKHKGWVEYFIPVIKHEFRPRQPMSFLIFHALCESVREGKNKWNFGGTHAKQKSLHHFKAGWGALSHPYGYIISATSKGKDVLRSNESIFEAFKGYYLFPVRQ
- a CDS encoding DegT/DnrJ/EryC1/StrS family aminotransferase, whose protein sequence is MNKNKTIPHSKACFTEKDLNALTRVIQSSMVAHGSLAETLAAHLAEMYGGYGGVSVSSGSIALLIALQCSKIPHGSLIACPTYVCPEVPNAISLSGYSPYFIDTTKDFSIDLQQAKNAAKICNGIILPHLLGIWHDYSQLKEFYPYILEDFAQCLYRPCGKMLPLQGNIGIFSFQGTKPISCGEGGVIIAKSKSELNALIKSQVISKSEYRNNLAPFSDLQAALGLSQLEQLESFSKRRQEIAEFYLSELTGISNIDLPSCQNTSWYRFPLTTKEPITKLIHRFAEYGIAVRRPCSLLSHEFFTNSQGSNNYRGAKKIYDQTFSIPIYPAMNEKQVRQVVKVVKTIFS